The proteins below are encoded in one region of Campylobacter rectus:
- the metG gene encoding methionine--tRNA ligase, with product MNTTYITTPIYYVNDVPHIGHAYTTVIADTVARFARLKGDDTYFMTGTDEHGQKIEQAAAKKGYTPQAYADEISAKFRELWDKFEISYDHFIRTTDDYHKLTAQNAFLKMYQKGDIYKGEYEGYYCVSCESFFTQTQLLEDERCPDCGRPTNLVKEESYFFKLSKYQDALLKWYEENEDCIVPRGKKNEVISFVKGGLRDLSITRTSFEWGVKLPASLNEPKHVMYVWLDALINYLSTLGYTRGDDKMNYWKGATHIVGKDILRFHAVYWPAFLMSLDLPLPRCVAAHGWWTRDGEKMSKSKGNVINPSEVADAYGLENFRYFMLREVPFGQDGDFSQKAMIERINSELSNDLGNLLSRIVGMSEKYSDFEIKGENLRKFYGEVLDSGNEYLQNAIKNLESFATNRYLEELFKALTLANASIAKFEPWNLMKNGKKDEANALVSLCANLLARVAVLLSPAMPRTCEKIAQTLGFEISTATYEKIILNNEILDFKAQKTQPLFPKIEKELMATAVPSVSEPAKTAAAPQEKSDAKIKIDDFKKCIIKVGTVLECSNIEGSEKLLKFKIDLGEEQPRQILSGIAKFYAPEGLVGKQVCVLANLKPAKIFGHISEGMILSAEDGSLCLIAPTATVKNGSEIG from the coding sequence ATGAATACGACTTATATTACGACTCCGATTTATTACGTAAACGACGTGCCACACATCGGACACGCATACACGACCGTGATAGCCGATACTGTAGCGAGATTTGCGAGGCTAAAGGGCGATGATACGTACTTTATGACCGGTACCGACGAGCACGGGCAAAAGATCGAACAAGCCGCCGCAAAAAAGGGCTACACGCCGCAAGCCTACGCCGATGAGATAAGCGCGAAATTTAGGGAGCTGTGGGATAAATTTGAGATCAGCTACGATCATTTTATCCGCACGACCGACGACTATCACAAGCTCACGGCGCAAAACGCGTTTCTTAAGATGTATCAAAAAGGCGACATCTACAAGGGCGAATACGAGGGATACTACTGCGTTAGCTGCGAGAGCTTTTTTACGCAGACTCAGCTTTTGGAGGACGAGAGGTGTCCGGACTGCGGCAGGCCGACGAATTTGGTGAAAGAGGAGAGCTATTTTTTCAAACTTTCAAAATACCAAGACGCGCTGCTAAAATGGTACGAGGAGAACGAGGACTGCATCGTACCGCGCGGCAAGAAAAACGAGGTCATCAGCTTTGTAAAAGGCGGCCTGCGCGACCTATCGATAACGCGCACGAGCTTTGAGTGGGGCGTGAAGCTGCCTGCTAGTCTAAACGAGCCAAAGCACGTGATGTACGTCTGGCTGGATGCGCTCATAAACTACCTTAGCACGCTTGGCTACACGCGCGGCGATGACAAGATGAACTACTGGAAGGGCGCGACGCATATCGTAGGCAAGGATATTTTGCGCTTTCACGCGGTGTACTGGCCGGCGTTTTTAATGAGTCTTGATCTACCGCTGCCTCGCTGCGTCGCAGCTCACGGCTGGTGGACGAGAGACGGCGAAAAGATGAGCAAAAGCAAGGGCAACGTCATCAACCCAAGCGAGGTCGCAGACGCGTACGGACTGGAAAATTTCCGCTATTTTATGCTACGCGAAGTGCCGTTTGGACAGGACGGAGACTTCTCGCAAAAAGCTATGATCGAGCGCATAAACTCCGAGCTTAGCAATGATCTTGGCAATCTTTTAAGCCGTATAGTCGGCATGAGCGAAAAGTATTCGGACTTTGAGATAAAGGGTGAAAATTTACGCAAATTTTACGGCGAGGTTTTAGATAGCGGCAACGAATACTTGCAAAACGCTATCAAAAATTTAGAGAGTTTCGCCACGAATCGCTACCTTGAGGAGCTCTTTAAGGCGCTAACGCTCGCAAACGCGTCGATAGCTAAATTTGAGCCGTGGAATCTAATGAAAAACGGCAAAAAAGACGAAGCAAACGCGCTCGTGTCGCTGTGCGCGAACCTGCTGGCTCGCGTGGCCGTCCTGCTAAGCCCGGCGATGCCAAGAACCTGCGAAAAGATCGCGCAGACGCTTGGTTTTGAGATCTCGACGGCAACTTATGAAAAAATCATCTTAAACAACGAAATTTTGGACTTTAAAGCGCAAAAAACGCAGCCGCTTTTCCCGAAAATCGAAAAAGAGCTGATGGCGACTGCGGTGCCGAGCGTAAGCGAACCTGCTAAAACCGCCGCCGCGCCGCAAGAAAAATCGGATGCGAAAATAAAAATCGACGACTTTAAAAAATGCATCATAAAAGTAGGCACCGTGCTTGAGTGCTCAAATATCGAAGGTAGCGAGAAGCTGCTTAAATTTAAGATCGATCTTGGCGAAGAACAGCCGCGTCAAATTTTATCGGGGATTGCCAAATTTTACGCTCCTGAGGGTCTCGTCGGCAAGCAGGTCTGCGTGCTGGCAAACCTAAAGCCGGCTAAAATTTTTGGCCATATATCAGAGGGCATGATCCTTAGCGCAGAGGACGGATCGCTGTGCCTCATCGCGCCGACCGCTACGGTCAAAAACGGATCAGAAATAGGCTAA
- a CDS encoding YggT family protein, protein MIFSVFLEAIGGILHIVISAYTWIIIGAAIISWVRPDPYNPIVQLLYRLTEPVYAAIRRVIPTVFGGIDIAPIIVLLALQFIDRFFVRLMFAYAA, encoded by the coding sequence ATGATATTTTCGGTATTTTTAGAAGCGATCGGCGGCATCTTGCACATCGTTATCAGCGCCTACACGTGGATCATCATAGGCGCGGCGATCATAAGCTGGGTGCGCCCAGATCCCTATAATCCTATCGTGCAGCTGCTCTACCGCCTCACCGAACCCGTCTATGCCGCTATCCGCCGCGTGATACCGACGGTTTTCGGCGGCATAGATATAGCGCCCATTATCGTACTTTTGGCGCTTCAGTTTATAGATAGATTTTTCGTAAGGCTTATGTTTGCGTATGCTGCTTAA
- a CDS encoding lytic transglycosylase domain-containing protein: MRMLLKFILPAIFAAAAFGGVKTYEEIKDEPKGLAKDYYFYRLLKEGNYTKEHAQILNKDVFRRAGVLAKELAVILPPKKAKGVCDSVGAKNILDANVTCQKQRLRVPFMMKLKKQTRQKLADKFKNSDPLLYRRLSALNAKRPEDEFAKFNDADAFLVYFKQSSRKDKFEKKFDANFMDLLALKKDFHVLANSLIIDKKSAKFRQNFLAIKETELAGKDAFMLGINAVLLNSPKDAARFFARAEVAFDRQDKKDNAVFWLYLLSKDKSYIEKLNQSRDVNIYTLYANELTSADPAANIVSPTPTKEKVAGYDIKDPFLWQKTFKIIKEMSAQDAAKYSEIFNTKETLGQYAYLMEKASGYKDSYFVMPFVGELEDVNATRKALLYAIGRQESRFIPAVISTSYALGMMQFMPFLANHIGKKELQIPNFDQDDMFDPRLALKFANHHLDYLEKYLYHPLFVAYAYNGGIGFTKKMLQRGDLFNGGAYEPFLSMELVPFAESREYGKKVLANYVIYARLVRSSTSISTLFESLKTPVLTDKFRTQG, translated from the coding sequence TTGCGTATGCTGCTTAAATTTATACTGCCCGCGATTTTTGCGGCGGCGGCGTTTGGCGGCGTGAAAACTTACGAAGAGATAAAGGACGAACCGAAGGGCTTGGCTAAGGATTACTATTTCTATCGCCTCTTAAAGGAGGGCAACTATACCAAAGAGCATGCGCAAATTTTAAACAAAGACGTCTTTCGCCGAGCAGGCGTGCTGGCAAAAGAGCTAGCCGTAATCCTACCGCCCAAAAAAGCTAAAGGCGTATGCGATAGCGTGGGTGCGAAAAATATCCTCGACGCCAACGTAACCTGCCAAAAACAGCGCCTTAGAGTGCCTTTTATGATGAAGCTAAAAAAACAAACGAGGCAAAAGCTAGCGGATAAATTTAAAAACTCCGACCCGCTTCTTTACCGCCGCTTGAGCGCGCTAAACGCCAAGCGTCCGGAGGACGAATTTGCCAAATTTAACGACGCGGACGCGTTTTTGGTTTATTTTAAGCAGTCCTCGCGCAAAGATAAATTCGAGAAAAAATTCGATGCGAATTTTATGGACTTGCTCGCTTTGAAAAAAGATTTTCACGTGCTTGCTAACAGCCTAATAATCGATAAAAAATCGGCTAAATTTAGGCAAAATTTTCTCGCGATAAAGGAAACCGAGCTCGCCGGTAAGGACGCTTTTATGCTCGGTATCAACGCGGTTTTGTTAAATTCGCCAAAAGACGCGGCGAGGTTTTTTGCTAGAGCCGAGGTGGCCTTTGATAGGCAAGATAAAAAAGATAACGCCGTTTTTTGGCTCTATCTGCTAAGTAAAGACAAAAGCTATATTGAGAAGCTAAATCAAAGCCGCGACGTAAATATCTACACTCTTTACGCAAATGAGCTAACAAGCGCCGACCCCGCCGCAAACATCGTCTCGCCGACGCCTACGAAAGAAAAGGTAGCGGGCTACGACATAAAAGACCCGTTTTTGTGGCAAAAGACCTTTAAGATAATAAAAGAGATGAGCGCGCAGGACGCCGCAAAATACTCTGAAATCTTTAATACCAAAGAGACGCTGGGGCAGTACGCCTATCTGATGGAAAAAGCGAGCGGCTACAAGGATAGCTACTTCGTTATGCCGTTTGTTGGTGAGCTAGAGGACGTAAATGCGACTAGAAAGGCGCTTCTTTACGCTATCGGCAGACAGGAGAGTCGCTTTATCCCGGCCGTCATCTCTACCTCTTACGCGCTTGGTATGATGCAGTTTATGCCGTTTTTAGCTAATCACATCGGCAAAAAAGAGCTGCAAATCCCGAATTTCGATCAGGATGATATGTTTGACCCGCGCCTTGCGCTAAAATTTGCCAATCATCATCTTGATTATTTGGAGAAATACCTCTATCATCCGCTTTTCGTCGCTTACGCGTATAACGGCGGTATCGGCTTTACTAAAAAGATGCTTCAGCGAGGCGACCTTTTTAACGGCGGCGCTTACGAGCCCTTTTTGTCTATGGAACTCGTGCCCTTTGCCGAGAGCCGCGAATACGGCAAAAAGGTGCTTGCAAACTACGTTATTTATGCACGGCTTGTCCGTTCCAGTACATCGATTTCGACACTTTTTGAAAGCTTAAAAACGCCTGTCTTGACGGATAAATTTCGAACGCAAGGTTGA
- a CDS encoding membrane lipoprotein lipid attachment site-containing protein translates to MKKSVFFLSFILALAGCADKKYIHEPLKNELLAYTSKSEIIDAQTNILIVATYLNPIYSELAGEQKREKFVVAVHPKDVKVLEESFVANGSQRGITVRRLAADDPLLEKVSFEVPWAQYFEVGTPEILSDKINLAFEIYPSRQAFLSFQKVSKSMYWNGQAVHK, encoded by the coding sequence ATGAAAAAGAGCGTATTTTTTTTAAGTTTTATTTTGGCGTTAGCCGGCTGCGCGGATAAAAAATATATCCATGAACCGCTAAAAAACGAGCTTTTAGCATACACGAGCAAGTCTGAGATCATCGATGCGCAAACCAACATCCTCATCGTCGCGACCTATCTAAACCCGATTTACAGCGAGCTTGCGGGCGAGCAAAAAAGAGAGAAATTCGTCGTGGCCGTGCATCCCAAAGATGTCAAAGTTTTAGAGGAGAGCTTCGTCGCAAACGGCTCGCAGCGAGGCATCACGGTTAGACGCCTGGCCGCGGACGATCCGCTTTTAGAAAAGGTGAGCTTTGAGGTGCCGTGGGCACAGTATTTCGAGGTCGGCACGCCCGAGATTTTAAGCGATAAAATCAACCTTGCGTTCGAAATTTATCCGTCAAGACAGGCGTTTTTAAGCTTTCAAAAAGTGTCGAAATCGATGTACTGGAACGGACAAGCCGTGCATAAATAA
- the mobB gene encoding molybdopterin-guanine dinucleotide biosynthesis protein B: MKKAAMAFSGPSNSGKTTLILKVAKKFINDGLKVVIVKHDPSNKARFDVEGKDSYKFNQIGADVVVISPTRTTFFSQESKSIEDVVKMAGEFDLLLVEGLKTLPLPRISVFKDEINEDYLSFSNAIASYKKDYVIDKPNFDLDDTQAICEWILKNAKVLK; this comes from the coding sequence ATGAAAAAAGCGGCGATGGCGTTTTCGGGACCTTCAAATAGCGGCAAAACCACGCTTATTTTAAAGGTCGCCAAAAAATTTATCAATGACGGACTAAAGGTCGTGATCGTCAAGCATGACCCGAGCAATAAGGCGAGATTTGACGTCGAGGGTAAGGACAGCTACAAATTTAACCAAATCGGCGCGGATGTCGTGGTCATAAGTCCGACGCGCACGACCTTTTTCTCGCAGGAGAGCAAAAGCATCGAGGACGTCGTAAAGATGGCGGGCGAGTTTGATCTACTGCTAGTCGAGGGGCTAAAAACCCTACCGCTGCCGCGCATTAGCGTGTTTAAAGATGAGATAAACGAGGATTATCTTAGTTTTTCAAATGCGATCGCAAGCTATAAAAAAGACTACGTCATAGATAAGCCCAACTTCGATCTGGACGATACGCAAGCTATCTGCGAGTGGATACTAAAAAACGCAAAGGTTTTAAAATGA
- the queC gene encoding 7-cyano-7-deazaguanine synthase QueC has product MKKAVCIMSGGMDSTLCAVLAKRAGYEIVALHFDYGQRTMEREKLAFEQICERIGALKKVNLDAHFIASIGGNALTDENLAIRKDGAKPDTPSTYVPFRNGIFISIAAALAEKEGAQALYIGIVEEDGSGYPDCTADFIAKIESAVNAGTSKDFSLRIETPLVNLSKAGIVRKSLEAGSPLELTWSCYELEDEACGECDSCRLRLRGFELAGEKDRIKYANLK; this is encoded by the coding sequence GTGAAAAAAGCGGTTTGCATAATGAGCGGCGGCATGGACAGCACCCTCTGCGCCGTCCTCGCTAAACGCGCAGGCTACGAGATCGTCGCGCTGCATTTTGACTATGGACAGCGAACGATGGAGCGCGAAAAGCTAGCCTTTGAGCAGATCTGCGAGCGTATCGGCGCGCTAAAAAAGGTAAATTTAGACGCCCATTTTATAGCAAGTATCGGCGGCAACGCGCTAACGGACGAGAACCTAGCCATCCGTAAAGACGGCGCCAAGCCCGACACCCCTAGCACCTACGTGCCGTTTCGCAACGGTATCTTTATCTCTATCGCCGCCGCGCTAGCCGAAAAAGAGGGTGCGCAGGCGCTATACATCGGCATCGTCGAGGAGGACGGCTCGGGCTACCCCGACTGCACGGCGGATTTTATCGCCAAGATAGAAAGCGCCGTGAATGCCGGCACCTCAAAGGATTTTAGCCTGCGTATAGAGACGCCACTGGTAAATTTAAGCAAGGCCGGCATCGTGCGAAAGTCGCTAGAGGCTGGCTCTCCGCTGGAGCTAACGTGGAGCTGCTACGAGCTCGAGGACGAGGCCTGCGGCGAATGCGATAGCTGCCGCCTGAGACTGCGAGGATTTGAGCTTGCGGGCGAAAAAGATAGGATAAAATACGCAAATTTAAAGTAA
- a CDS encoding class 1 fructose-bisphosphatase, whose amino-acid sequence MNEIFNTIKKIAVKIGEEIKYADLGYTDHANATGDTQLKLDVRSDDIITAEFANLACIKALVSEEKEDMLALNESAKFIVAYDPLDGSSLVDVNFSIGSIFGIYENELTPQNLKAAAYVVYGPRLELVLCEGETAPALYRLGRDGEFKFIKNLSLAQKGKLNATGATQKGWSETHAKFIRELFLQGYRLRYSGAMVSDLHQILLKGGGLFSYPATTDAPKGKLRALFEVLPFAFIYERAGGATSDGYSATLFDMKVEKIHQTTPCFFGSKDEINLLHKFYGSAK is encoded by the coding sequence ATGAACGAAATTTTTAATACGATTAAAAAGATCGCCGTAAAAATCGGCGAGGAGATAAAATACGCCGATCTAGGCTACACGGATCACGCCAACGCCACGGGCGACACGCAGCTAAAACTAGACGTGAGAAGCGACGATATCATCACGGCCGAGTTTGCAAATTTAGCCTGCATAAAAGCGCTCGTTAGCGAAGAAAAAGAGGATATGCTGGCTCTAAACGAGAGTGCTAAATTTATCGTCGCCTACGATCCGCTAGACGGCTCTAGCCTAGTGGACGTAAATTTTTCTATCGGCTCGATTTTCGGCATTTATGAAAACGAGCTAACGCCGCAAAATCTAAAAGCCGCCGCCTACGTCGTTTACGGCCCGCGCCTAGAGCTAGTGCTTTGCGAGGGCGAGACGGCTCCCGCGCTTTACCGTCTGGGCAGGGACGGCGAGTTTAAATTTATCAAAAATCTATCGCTCGCGCAAAAAGGCAAGCTAAATGCCACCGGCGCGACGCAAAAGGGCTGGAGCGAAACTCATGCTAAATTTATCCGCGAGCTGTTTTTGCAGGGATATCGCCTCAGATACTCAGGTGCTATGGTGAGCGATCTGCATCAAATTTTGCTAAAAGGCGGCGGGCTTTTTAGTTATCCTGCCACGACCGACGCGCCAAAGGGCAAGCTAAGAGCGCTATTTGAGGTGCTACCGTTTGCATTTATCTACGAGCGCGCGGGCGGTGCGACTAGCGACGGTTACTCGGCAACGCTTTTTGATATGAAAGTGGAGAAAATCCATCAAACCACGCCTTGCTTTTTCGGCTCCAAAGACGAGATAAATTTACTGCATAAATTTTATGGAAGCGCGAAATGA
- the ybeY gene encoding rRNA maturation RNase YbeY produces the protein MILCEDDYPRILDQICDYLTAGEVELSFVDAEEMKEINVRQRGIYETTDVLSFPLEMQLHAPLGCIVINTELVAAKAAELGHCEDDETALLFTHGLLHVLGYDHESDAGEMRAKECEVIEKFNLPKSLIVRTEDAGDE, from the coding sequence ATGATACTTTGCGAGGACGATTATCCGAGGATCTTGGATCAAATTTGCGACTATTTGACCGCGGGCGAGGTGGAGCTAAGCTTTGTGGATGCCGAGGAGATGAAGGAGATAAACGTCCGCCAGCGCGGCATCTACGAGACCACGGACGTGCTGAGTTTTCCGCTTGAGATGCAGCTACACGCGCCGCTTGGCTGTATCGTGATAAACACCGAGCTAGTCGCTGCTAAAGCCGCCGAGCTGGGTCACTGCGAGGATGACGAAACGGCGCTGCTTTTCACGCACGGACTGCTTCACGTGCTAGGCTACGATCACGAGAGCGACGCGGGCGAGATGAGGGCGAAAGAGTGCGAAGTGATCGAGAAATTTAACCTGCCAAAGAGCCTCATCGTGCGAACGGAGGATGCGGGCGATGAGTGA